The Fictibacillus arsenicus genome contains a region encoding:
- a CDS encoding carbonate dehydratase, translating to MKHNDSGECFQPFISPNPITSFNPVQVCPTIDKSAFISPFTSVIGDVTIRKNVYVAPLVSIRADEGTPFHIGSNTNLQDGVILHGLKDKFISVDGNDYSIFISKGVSIAHGALVHGPCYIGKKVFVGFKAIVYDAIVESGSFISYNAVVTNGVHVGKNRFVPPGAYIDSQKKADALSKVPADSKEFAREVQRVNQEFPAGYHLLFGDCRCSCGVTYTDHEYEYKECKED from the coding sequence CCTAACCCAATTACATCATTTAATCCTGTTCAAGTTTGTCCAACGATTGATAAAAGTGCATTTATTAGTCCTTTTACCAGTGTGATCGGTGATGTCACCATAAGAAAAAATGTTTACGTGGCTCCTCTTGTAAGCATACGTGCAGATGAAGGTACTCCTTTTCACATTGGATCCAACACTAATCTTCAGGATGGCGTAATCTTGCATGGCTTAAAAGATAAATTCATTAGTGTAGATGGAAATGATTATTCCATCTTCATAAGCAAGGGAGTCTCCATCGCACATGGAGCTCTTGTGCATGGACCTTGTTATATCGGAAAAAAGGTATTTGTTGGATTCAAAGCGATTGTATATGACGCTATTGTAGAAAGCGGATCTTTTATTTCGTATAATGCTGTCGTCACCAATGGTGTTCATGTTGGTAAGAATCGGTTCGTTCCCCCTGGAGCTTATATCGATTCTCAAAAGAAAGCAGATGCTCTTTCAAAGGTACCTGCTGACAGCAAAGAATTTGCAAGAGAAGTACAGCGAGTCAATCAGGAGTTTCCGGCTGGTTATCATTTATTGTTTGGCGATTGCCGCTGTTCTTGCGGTGTTACTTATACCGATCACGAATATGAATACAAAGAATGTAAAGAAGATTAG
- a CDS encoding ATP-binding protein — protein sequence MWESIQSMCLHVVFILFTILIYQVFFNEREEKRKRIRSKFFLFMLIILIFTMSQPVYYFDIYKYDFKAVAIILSFLYGGKRAGFAAFLALLVIGAFTDQKLLILFGNYTVFCLLLLPVTSLYHRYRIKGKVILISLFYMMIPITRGIFLQIKGDNRQTLFELSSSLIILATLIAIIYLIENMNEQIEMKQELIRTEKMNVVSQLAASVAHEIRNPMTSVRGFMQLMQKEELTKEQQLYISISIEELDRAQEIINQYLALAKPQTNQYETIDLTSVIQQSIDVMHSYAILNSIQITQQVEPSLEIEGLKLEIQQVLINIIKNAIEAIKSEGEIWISAAKNSNGFISIKIKDNGVGLTEDQLKKLGSPYYSTKEKGTGLGLTVCHQIVKQMGGQIMIKSELKKGTCFTLNLPSKK from the coding sequence ATGTGGGAATCTATTCAAAGCATGTGCTTGCACGTGGTCTTCATTCTTTTTACAATCCTTATCTATCAAGTGTTTTTTAATGAAAGAGAAGAGAAACGGAAAAGAATCCGTTCGAAATTTTTTCTGTTCATGCTGATTATATTAATCTTTACAATGAGCCAGCCTGTCTATTATTTCGATATCTATAAGTATGACTTTAAAGCGGTCGCTATCATATTATCCTTTTTATACGGAGGCAAAAGGGCAGGTTTTGCAGCCTTTTTGGCCCTGCTAGTTATCGGTGCTTTTACAGACCAGAAGCTGTTAATCCTATTTGGAAATTATACAGTATTTTGTCTATTGTTACTCCCTGTAACGAGTTTATATCACCGTTATCGTATAAAAGGGAAAGTCATCTTGATCAGTTTATTTTATATGATGATCCCGATCACAAGAGGGATTTTTCTACAGATAAAAGGAGACAATCGGCAAACCTTATTTGAATTAAGTTCTTCTCTGATTATTTTGGCAACCCTGATTGCAATTATATATTTAATTGAAAATATGAATGAGCAAATTGAAATGAAACAAGAGCTGATTCGAACAGAAAAAATGAATGTTGTCAGCCAGCTGGCAGCTTCGGTCGCACACGAAATCCGTAATCCGATGACATCTGTCCGGGGGTTTATGCAGTTAATGCAAAAAGAAGAGTTAACGAAGGAACAGCAATTGTACATAAGCATTTCGATTGAGGAATTAGATCGGGCGCAGGAAATCATTAATCAATATTTAGCGCTCGCTAAGCCGCAAACCAATCAATATGAAACCATTGATTTAACTTCTGTCATTCAACAATCGATTGACGTGATGCATTCTTACGCCATACTGAATAGCATTCAAATCACACAGCAAGTGGAACCATCTCTTGAAATCGAGGGGCTTAAGCTAGAAATCCAGCAAGTGTTGATCAATATCATCAAAAATGCGATTGAAGCGATTAAAAGCGAAGGGGAGATCTGGATATCCGCTGCAAAAAATTCCAACGGCTTCATATCCATTAAAATTAAAGATAACGGTGTGGGATTGACCGAAGACCAGCTAAAAAAACTAGGCAGCCCGTATTACTCAACAAAGGAAAAAGGGACTGGCCTGGGGTTAACCGTATGCCATCAAATTGTAAAGCAGATGGGCGGACAAATTATGATTAAGAGCGAGTTGAAAAAGGGAACATGCTTTACGTTAAATCTACCGTCTAAAAAATAA
- a CDS encoding iron chaperone, whose protein sequence is MEVFSKYLAGIDNPDHRERTEEILAWVANKFPNLEPQIKWNTPMFSDHGTYIIGFSTAKHHLSVAPEEVTMEKFADDIKQAGYSATKGLFRIPWKEPVNYELLEKMIEFNIQDKAEYTHFWRK, encoded by the coding sequence ATGGAAGTATTCTCAAAATACTTAGCTGGTATCGATAACCCGGACCACCGCGAACGAACAGAGGAAATTTTGGCGTGGGTGGCTAACAAATTTCCAAATTTAGAACCGCAAATCAAGTGGAATACACCGATGTTTTCCGATCACGGTACATATATTATTGGCTTTTCCACAGCAAAGCATCATTTGAGCGTTGCACCCGAAGAGGTAACCATGGAGAAGTTCGCTGATGACATCAAACAAGCTGGCTACAGTGCGACCAAAGGCTTGTTTCGAATACCTTGGAAAGAGCCGGTAAATTACGAATTACTTGAGAAAATGATTGAATTTAATATTCAGGACAAAGCAGAATATACACATTTTTGGCGGAAATAA